The following proteins are co-located in the Lentimicrobium sp. L6 genome:
- a CDS encoding ABC transporter permease: MMLIKSISLSIKRLWSFKLYSIISIMGLSLAMAVALAIFSYTSHHASYDRFIENGENAYRLVSRLGDGNYNTSTFAALQDVIEEDVNVISSTTCHTYHSIEELDVEGEKYKIDHAIFINSSFLDFYSISLILGDYRSIDEPNMVFLTQKMADRVFPQESAIGKQVFVRSFSAHQDSLIAFTVGGIVEEMPMNSHLSYEVLFSQSGHFSPTVEAVKSRKVFAAAIYLKLREGADIEVFESGLRERAEVRLENAPGPPMEAFNFHLQPIFDIHFTAGLTGEMKPTVRESSHQVLIIIGYLILALAILNFVIMHIAKASFYRKANFMMRSMGAFKNQILFQTFSEIFISVFFSLILAIYLLASFQGLFGADYFGDFKISFFSFNFISLCLLSLLLLSLIISLIASSDLVKKESLLSEIKLKSKRKFAVILLIFQFTAVIGLIGFTLLINKQIDFIQNKDLGYNSEQTLVIKVPQNNEKINILKQELKNDKAVISAAAVRHYPGYRLQDMTFSNAEDSFPFKFGFIEADALETLDIPVIQYFHPDKERAKGGWYINETFYHQLQQKYSEEQISSSQFPVDENAEDRGEQEFLILGVIGDFHYESLHHNIESFAFHIPDDERMGFRFVLVKFFHNEAHRLIKLVKQKLAEVFPGQPVRYHFMQEEVQEQYESESVLLKLINTFSILSILIACFGLIGLSVFISEQRTKEIGIRKVNGASISEVLLLLLKDVVIWISVSFILATPLSYFAMRKWLENFAYKTDISWWIFLLSAAIAFVIALITVSWQTIKAARKNPIEALRYE, from the coding sequence ATGATGCTCATAAAAAGTATTAGCTTGTCGATAAAGCGTTTGTGGTCCTTCAAACTCTATTCTATCATCAGTATTATGGGATTGAGTTTGGCTATGGCTGTGGCCTTGGCTATTTTCTCCTATACTTCGCATCATGCCAGTTATGATAGGTTTATCGAAAATGGAGAAAACGCCTATAGATTGGTCTCTAGACTTGGAGATGGCAACTATAATACCAGCACTTTTGCTGCCCTTCAAGATGTTATTGAGGAGGATGTAAATGTGATTTCTTCCACCACTTGTCATACTTATCATTCCATTGAAGAATTGGATGTGGAGGGAGAGAAGTATAAAATAGATCATGCTATTTTTATAAACTCCTCCTTTCTTGATTTTTATTCCATTTCCTTAATTTTGGGAGATTATAGAAGTATTGATGAGCCCAATATGGTCTTTCTTACACAAAAAATGGCTGATAGAGTATTCCCACAAGAGAGCGCTATTGGAAAGCAAGTATTTGTGAGGTCTTTTAGTGCGCATCAGGATAGCTTAATTGCTTTTACGGTGGGAGGAATAGTAGAAGAGATGCCCATGAATTCTCATCTATCGTATGAGGTTTTGTTTTCGCAATCTGGTCATTTTTCACCAACAGTAGAGGCTGTGAAATCCCGTAAGGTTTTTGCTGCAGCTATCTATTTAAAACTTCGCGAAGGTGCAGATATAGAGGTTTTTGAGTCGGGTCTGAGGGAACGAGCTGAAGTTCGACTTGAAAACGCTCCTGGCCCTCCAATGGAGGCTTTTAATTTTCATTTACAGCCTATTTTCGATATACACTTTACTGCAGGATTAACAGGAGAAATGAAGCCAACCGTTCGTGAATCTTCTCATCAGGTTTTAATCATCATTGGGTATTTGATACTGGCTTTAGCCATCTTAAATTTCGTGATTATGCACATTGCTAAAGCCTCTTTCTATCGCAAAGCCAACTTTATGATGCGATCGATGGGTGCTTTTAAGAATCAGATACTATTTCAAACCTTTTCGGAAATATTTATTTCTGTATTCTTCAGTTTGATTCTGGCGATATATCTTTTGGCTTCCTTTCAAGGATTATTTGGAGCAGACTATTTTGGCGACTTTAAAATCTCGTTCTTCTCCTTTAACTTCATCTCCTTATGTCTGCTGAGTCTTTTATTGCTAAGCTTGATTATTTCATTGATAGCCTCCTCCGATTTAGTGAAGAAAGAATCATTATTATCTGAGATTAAATTGAAAAGCAAAAGGAAGTTTGCTGTCATTTTATTGATATTTCAGTTTACTGCTGTAATAGGCCTGATTGGTTTTACCCTGCTGATCAATAAACAAATAGATTTTATCCAAAATAAAGACTTGGGTTATAATAGTGAGCAAACTTTGGTGATTAAAGTTCCTCAAAATAATGAAAAAATAAACATATTAAAACAAGAACTGAAAAATGATAAAGCCGTAATCAGTGCTGCAGCTGTTCGTCACTATCCGGGCTATAGACTACAAGATATGACTTTCTCTAATGCCGAGGATTCCTTTCCTTTTAAGTTTGGATTTATTGAGGCTGATGCCTTAGAAACATTAGATATCCCTGTTATTCAATATTTTCATCCCGATAAAGAAAGGGCAAAAGGAGGATGGTATATCAATGAGACTTTCTATCATCAATTGCAGCAAAAGTATAGTGAAGAACAAATCAGCAGTAGTCAATTTCCTGTTGACGAGAATGCGGAAGATAGGGGGGAGCAAGAGTTCTTAATATTGGGCGTCATCGGAGATTTTCATTATGAATCCTTACATCACAATATTGAAAGTTTTGCTTTCCATATTCCTGATGATGAAAGAATGGGATTTCGTTTTGTTTTGGTCAAATTCTTCCATAATGAAGCCCATCGTTTGATCAAATTAGTTAAACAGAAGCTAGCTGAGGTTTTTCCTGGTCAACCTGTACGCTATCATTTCATGCAAGAAGAAGTGCAAGAACAATATGAATCGGAAAGCGTTTTACTAAAGCTCATCAATACTTTTTCCATCCTCAGCATCTTAATAGCCTGTTTCGGATTAATTGGGCTTTCTGTTTTTATATCAGAACAAAGAACAAAAGAAATTGGCATTAGAAAAGTGAATGGAGCTTCCATTAGCGAAGTACTATTATTATTGCTTAAAGATGTGGTGATTTGGATTTCGGTATCCTTTATTTTGGCCACTCCACTTTCCTATTTTGCCATGAGAAAATGGTTAGAAAATTTTGCCTATAAAACAGATATCTCCTGGTGGATATTTCTTTTGTCAGCTGCAATAGCTTTTGTTATCGCATTGATAACAGTGAGTTGGCAAACCATCAAAGCAGCCAGAAAAAATCCAATTGAAGCATTGAGATATGAATAG
- a CDS encoding ABC transporter permease — protein MILNYIISAFKHLWKNRFFTLINLIGLSIALFIAYNALVYILFQFSFNKHHEKIDDIYLVESYLTDFQMSRSRVAYKVAQTLCDEFPEIETATKYSYLKSVKVEHNNEVFNAKEFYAVDENILDVFSIPLLSQNGQEVLLSDKSSILISEEMAKKYFGDKNPVGESLKINTRNGQLVFIVQAVFKDTPLNSTFRPSYMVNQENAFNFFERYSDEKDKQDIMDNWTRRDWFTYILLSPNADIDNLNSKLEGFLSRVAGKGLKIELKIHSYKELYIDYYMDFEVLYVLLILALLVIFVASANYIILNSALSINRNKEIGIRKVMGAKPKDIKKQFLGESIILSLLALPLSILLFKIFLPDITSLLKIPLDFVNLNFFSYFPYFLLLSIVIGLLSGIYVSYKLSNLLVVDVLKVKYKKLSTKSVFRKSLIIFQLCIVISLLIILFAIRLQLNYSQEKDMGFDKDDIIILNLPRGSGNTQAFLDGILANPNVRKAALAMDGPPTNSSMSFMVPRFDQPEEEILLEAMGVDHGFLEVFDFKLIEGRYFSKQFTSDKNAVLLNETAVESLGLTDPLGKKVIGKEVIGIIKDFHFHSMHREIPALVIKLGTKKYLSEIAIKHEPNSQADIIDDAKKQCEETGKVGNLSVRTFDETLSQLYEQEKLYTHVIAIITLIICLIALSGLFGLSLFMIRSKQRELGLKKLYGASIRSIQYSLFREFSYQVLWAFLIAIIPSYFVVSKYLEQYAYKTPLNIWIFILPGIITYLVVSMAVIYYVNKAARTNIIQILKEE, from the coding sequence ATGATACTAAACTATATAATATCAGCATTTAAGCATTTGTGGAAGAACCGTTTTTTCACCCTTATAAACTTGATTGGTTTATCTATTGCTCTATTTATTGCATATAATGCCCTTGTTTATATACTATTTCAATTCAGCTTTAATAAGCATCACGAAAAAATTGACGACATTTATCTGGTGGAATCATACTTGACGGACTTCCAAATGTCTCGTTCTCGAGTTGCCTATAAAGTGGCTCAAACTTTATGTGATGAATTTCCAGAGATTGAGACTGCTACTAAATATAGTTATTTGAAGAGCGTAAAAGTTGAACATAATAATGAGGTTTTCAATGCAAAGGAATTCTATGCTGTTGATGAAAATATATTGGATGTTTTTTCAATTCCATTGCTTTCACAAAATGGGCAGGAAGTTTTATTATCAGATAAAAGCTCTATTCTTATTTCTGAAGAAATGGCGAAGAAGTATTTTGGGGATAAAAATCCTGTTGGTGAATCATTAAAAATAAATACTAGGAATGGCCAATTAGTTTTCATCGTTCAGGCTGTTTTTAAGGATACTCCTTTAAATTCTACTTTTCGTCCGAGCTATATGGTGAATCAAGAAAATGCTTTTAATTTTTTCGAACGCTATAGCGATGAAAAGGATAAGCAGGATATTATGGATAATTGGACCAGGAGAGATTGGTTTACCTATATCCTGTTATCACCAAATGCAGATATTGATAATTTAAATTCAAAATTAGAGGGATTCCTTTCTAGAGTGGCTGGAAAAGGTTTAAAAATAGAATTGAAAATCCATTCTTATAAAGAACTCTATATTGATTATTATATGGATTTTGAAGTGTTATATGTTCTTTTAATACTTGCACTATTGGTCATCTTTGTAGCTTCAGCAAATTATATCATACTTAATTCGGCTTTATCCATCAACAGAAATAAGGAAATTGGAATAAGAAAGGTAATGGGCGCAAAACCCAAAGATATAAAGAAACAATTCCTTGGGGAGTCCATTATTCTTTCCCTATTGGCTTTACCATTAAGTATCTTATTGTTTAAGATATTTCTTCCAGATATTACCTCCCTTTTAAAGATTCCACTTGATTTTGTCAATCTGAATTTCTTTAGTTATTTTCCTTATTTCTTACTATTAAGTATTGTGATTGGGCTTTTGTCGGGTATATATGTTTCCTATAAGCTTTCCAATCTCCTTGTTGTTGATGTGCTGAAAGTCAAGTATAAAAAGCTTTCGACGAAGAGCGTTTTTCGAAAATCATTAATAATTTTTCAGTTATGTATTGTGATTTCACTTCTCATTATTCTTTTTGCGATTAGGCTGCAATTGAACTATAGTCAAGAGAAAGACATGGGTTTTGATAAAGATGATATTATCATATTAAACCTTCCCCGTGGATCGGGAAATACACAAGCTTTTCTAGATGGAATACTTGCAAATCCAAATGTAAGAAAAGCTGCTTTAGCTATGGATGGTCCTCCTACAAATTCGTCTATGAGTTTTATGGTGCCACGATTTGATCAACCTGAGGAAGAAATTTTGCTTGAAGCAATGGGAGTGGATCATGGTTTTTTAGAGGTTTTTGATTTTAAACTCATAGAAGGCAGATACTTTTCAAAACAATTCACTTCAGATAAGAATGCTGTTCTCTTGAACGAAACCGCTGTTGAAAGTTTGGGTTTGACAGATCCCCTTGGAAAGAAAGTAATAGGAAAGGAAGTAATTGGGATTATTAAAGATTTTCATTTTCATTCTATGCATAGAGAGATTCCAGCATTAGTCATTAAACTAGGAACAAAAAAATATCTTTCTGAAATTGCTATAAAGCATGAGCCCAATTCACAAGCTGATATCATAGATGATGCAAAGAAGCAATGTGAGGAAACTGGAAAAGTTGGAAATTTATCGGTTCGAACTTTCGATGAAACATTATCTCAGCTTTATGAGCAGGAGAAACTTTATACCCATGTGATTGCCATCATCACCTTGATCATTTGTTTAATTGCTTTATCAGGTTTGTTTGGTTTGAGCCTATTTATGATTCGTAGCAAACAACGTGAGCTTGGCTTGAAAAAACTTTATGGAGCTTCCATTCGGTCTATTCAATATTCATTGTTTAGAGAGTTTTCTTATCAAGTGTTATGGGCATTTCTTATAGCCATTATACCTTCCTATTTTGTGGTAAGTAAATATCTAGAGCAGTATGCTTATAAGACACCATTAAATATTTGGATTTTTATTTTGCCTGGCATCATCACCTATTTGGTGGTTTCCATGGCTGTGATTTATTATGTAAACAAAGCTGCCAGAACCAATATCATTCAAATATTAAAAGAAGAATAG
- a CDS encoding T9SS type A sorting domain-containing protein, translated as MRTKNIFSLLALGLISMNLISQEITIDYLGQTPPTDVPEIFAPGIVSLSDRYEYGLAVSPDGEEIFFTCSSPGDGLMRIVKDGDTWSSPQVANLRNSNIWEYEAFYAQTGDSLFFTSEDANKQQLFYVTKTELEWGEASKLNSVVNDDDVMWSSFSEKGNMFYTKISDFSSYCSKKVNGIYQAGEKITSGTHPYVSSDESFFLYNASGDIYIRFKNIDGITWDSAIKLDSSINTTYLETCPSLSPDGKYMFFSRYNDFGDKSDIYWVSTAFIDELLNPTNSVIHVIEQNIQIFPNPTKGILSISFGEQPYKNAIVEITNIEGKQILSNTFQNITDATIDITGNPKGIYLISISIDGKSIHEKIFME; from the coding sequence ATGAGAACAAAAAATATTTTTAGTTTACTGGCATTGGGATTAATTTCCATGAATTTGATTTCACAAGAAATAACGATTGATTATTTAGGCCAAACTCCACCAACAGATGTTCCAGAGATTTTTGCCCCTGGTATTGTTTCATTAAGTGATAGGTATGAATATGGATTAGCTGTTTCACCGGATGGAGAAGAAATTTTCTTTACTTGTTCATCGCCCGGTGATGGCTTAATGAGAATTGTTAAGGATGGTGATACATGGTCTTCGCCACAAGTTGCAAACCTAAGAAATAGTAATATTTGGGAGTATGAAGCATTTTATGCACAGACAGGCGATAGTTTGTTTTTTACTTCAGAAGATGCGAACAAACAGCAATTATTTTATGTGACAAAAACTGAATTAGAGTGGGGAGAAGCAAGCAAATTAAATTCAGTTGTAAATGACGATGATGTTATGTGGTCTAGTTTCTCTGAAAAAGGGAATATGTTTTACACCAAAATAAGTGATTTTAGTTCCTACTGTTCAAAAAAAGTTAATGGAATTTATCAGGCTGGCGAAAAAATTACAAGCGGCACTCATCCTTACGTATCCTCTGACGAATCTTTTTTCCTCTATAATGCAAGCGGCGATATTTACATTAGGTTTAAAAATATCGATGGAATAACATGGGATTCTGCAATCAAATTAGATAGTAGTATAAATACTACATATTTAGAGACTTGTCCGTCGCTGTCGCCTGATGGAAAGTATATGTTTTTCAGTCGGTACAACGATTTTGGAGATAAAAGCGACATATATTGGGTGAGCACTGCTTTTATTGATGAGCTATTAAATCCAACAAATTCAGTCATTCATGTTATTGAGCAAAACATCCAGATTTTTCCCAATCCAACAAAAGGTATATTGAGCATTTCGTTTGGTGAACAACCATATAAAAATGCAATTGTTGAAATAACCAATATTGAAGGTAAACAAATATTATCAAATACTTTCCAAAATATTACAGATGCAACAATTGATATTACTGGCAATCCGAAAGGTATTTATCTTATAAGTATTAGCATAGATGGAAAAAGTATTCATGAAAAAATTTTTATGGAATGA
- a CDS encoding kelch repeat-containing protein has translation MKKVAIITLFCFFICSCFAQTIVWKEVASLPEAYSGGEAVSLNNEVYFVAGCTKTTRSSASFYKFNPQKNQWTKLADIPAPATNFALAAVNGKIYAIGGDQFQDANREYNPKTNSWKLLNPMPTARQHINCGVYENKIYISGGLTSWKNITQKHEVYDVPTDSWSEKTEIPYLVQNASVVTIDSLIYVIGGAGAKEDIWGDVWTVETYNTKTNKWKHINDLPKLLFGTAAVVVNKEIIVLGGQTLIDGKEDTSKKVFIYKVKSDQWIETTPLPIKNVFFACTTIENKLYVIGGTVGGNPNWDNYAEVYEGEIIDK, from the coding sequence ATGAAAAAAGTAGCTATAATCACATTGTTTTGTTTTTTTATTTGCTCATGCTTCGCTCAAACAATTGTATGGAAAGAAGTAGCATCTCTACCGGAAGCTTATAGTGGCGGAGAAGCCGTAAGCCTGAACAATGAAGTCTATTTTGTGGCAGGATGTACCAAAACTACTAGAAGCAGTGCGTCTTTTTACAAATTCAATCCTCAAAAGAATCAGTGGACAAAACTGGCAGATATTCCAGCCCCCGCAACAAATTTTGCACTAGCAGCTGTAAATGGAAAAATTTATGCCATTGGAGGGGATCAATTTCAAGATGCTAATCGAGAATACAATCCAAAAACCAATAGCTGGAAACTACTCAACCCAATGCCCACTGCACGTCAGCATATCAACTGTGGCGTTTATGAAAATAAAATTTACATTTCCGGAGGACTCACTTCTTGGAAAAACATCACACAAAAACATGAAGTATACGATGTACCAACTGATTCATGGTCAGAAAAAACAGAAATTCCCTATTTAGTGCAAAATGCTTCTGTTGTTACTATTGATTCTCTCATTTATGTAATAGGGGGTGCAGGTGCAAAAGAAGATATTTGGGGAGATGTATGGACTGTTGAGACTTACAATACCAAAACAAATAAATGGAAACATATCAATGATTTACCAAAACTGCTATTTGGAACAGCTGCTGTTGTGGTGAACAAAGAAATCATTGTTCTAGGTGGGCAGACCTTGATAGATGGTAAGGAAGACACCTCAAAAAAGGTTTTTATTTATAAAGTTAAATCTGACCAATGGATAGAAACAACTCCACTACCCATAAAAAATGTGTTTTTTGCATGTACCACAATCGAGAATAAATTATATGTAATAGGTGGAACAGTAGGTGGCAACCCCAATTGGGATAACTACGCTGAGGTTTATGAAGGGGAGATTATTGATAAGTAA